A genomic window from Exiguobacterium acetylicum DSM 20416 includes:
- a CDS encoding malate:quinone oxidoreductase, with amino-acid sequence MSSMPKKTDVILIGAGVMSATLGVLLKELAPEMNIKVFEKLASAGEESSNEWNNAGTGHAALCELNYTTENADGSIDISKAVKVNEQFQLSRQFWSHLVKEGVLPNPKEFIMPIPHMSMVEGTENVEFLKKRLEALSANPLFAGMEYSEDPAKLAEWIPLIMNGRTSPEPIAATKIDSGTDVNFGALTRILFEYLAQHDVTINYQHGVEDLKRVDGGWEVKVKNERDHRIEHHTAQFVFIGGGGGSLPLLQKTGIEESKQIGGFPVSGLFLVCKNPEIIEQHHAKVYGKAKVGAPPMSVPHLDTRYIDGKKSLLFGPFAGFSPKFLKTGSNLDLIASVKPNNVLTMLAAGAKEMGLTKYLIEQVLLSTEQRMNELREFIPNAKTEDWDVVVAGQRVQVIKDTPQGKGTLQFGTEVVSAADGSVAALLGASPGASTAVPVMLEVLGKCFPSELPAWEAKIKEMIPSYGISLVEHPELFEQIHAETAKTLELEQGQPIR; translated from the coding sequence ATGAGCAGTATGCCTAAAAAAACAGACGTTATTTTAATTGGTGCCGGAGTCATGAGCGCGACGTTAGGGGTCTTGTTAAAAGAACTCGCGCCTGAGATGAACATCAAGGTATTCGAGAAACTCGCGAGTGCCGGGGAAGAGAGCTCGAATGAGTGGAACAATGCAGGAACAGGTCACGCCGCACTATGCGAACTAAACTATACGACGGAAAACGCCGATGGTTCGATCGATATCAGTAAAGCGGTCAAAGTAAATGAACAGTTCCAACTGTCACGTCAATTCTGGTCGCATCTCGTCAAGGAAGGTGTCTTGCCGAATCCGAAAGAATTCATCATGCCGATTCCACATATGAGCATGGTTGAAGGAACAGAAAACGTCGAATTTCTGAAAAAACGATTGGAAGCGCTATCAGCAAATCCGTTGTTTGCGGGAATGGAATATTCAGAGGATCCAGCGAAATTAGCCGAGTGGATTCCACTCATCATGAACGGTCGGACGTCACCAGAGCCGATCGCTGCGACAAAAATCGATTCAGGAACGGACGTCAACTTTGGTGCGTTGACACGAATCCTGTTTGAATATCTCGCACAGCACGATGTTACAATCAACTACCAGCACGGTGTCGAGGATTTGAAGCGTGTTGACGGTGGTTGGGAAGTCAAAGTGAAGAATGAGCGCGATCACCGGATCGAGCATCATACGGCGCAGTTCGTCTTCATCGGGGGTGGCGGCGGTAGTCTACCGTTGCTGCAAAAAACAGGCATCGAAGAATCGAAGCAAATTGGTGGTTTTCCGGTCAGCGGCTTGTTCCTCGTTTGTAAAAATCCTGAGATCATTGAACAACACCATGCGAAAGTCTACGGAAAAGCGAAAGTCGGAGCACCGCCGATGTCAGTACCGCACTTGGATACACGGTACATCGATGGAAAGAAATCGCTCCTCTTCGGACCATTCGCTGGCTTTTCACCGAAGTTCCTTAAGACAGGATCGAATCTTGATTTGATCGCGTCCGTCAAACCGAATAACGTCTTGACGATGCTTGCTGCGGGAGCAAAAGAGATGGGATTAACAAAGTATCTGATCGAACAAGTTCTCTTGTCGACGGAACAACGGATGAACGAATTACGGGAGTTCATCCCGAATGCGAAGACGGAAGACTGGGATGTCGTCGTCGCTGGTCAACGTGTTCAAGTCATCAAGGATACACCGCAAGGAAAAGGGACACTCCAGTTCGGGACAGAGGTCGTCAGTGCAGCCGACGGATCTGTCGCTGCTTTACTTGGAGCATCTCCAGGTGCCTCAACAGCGGTTCCGGTCATGCTTGAAGTACTCGGAAAATGTTTCCCGTCCGAATTACCGGCGTGGGAAGCAAAAATCAAGGAGATGATTCCGTCTTACGGGATCTCACTTGTTGAACATCCGGAACTGTTCGAACAGATCCATGCCGAAACAGCTAAAACGCTTGAGCTTGAACAAGGTCAACCGATTCGCTAA
- a CDS encoding amino acid permease, protein MEQQGLKRDLSNRHVQLIAIGGTIGTGLFLGSGKAIQLAGPSIIFAYLLVGIAIFFVMRALGELLLSKAGYQSLTDIAEDYLGPRAAFVTGWTYWFCWIMTAMADIIAVGLYVKYWFDIPQWIPAVLALLILLGFNLLTVKLFGELEFWFALIKVVTILALIGVGIVLLIIGFKTDAGPVTVSNLWSHGGWMPNGITGFLLSFQMVVFAYVGVELVGVSAAETADPKKNIPSAINKIPLRILFFYVGALLVLLMINPWTGLSATESPFVKTFSLIGIPLAAGIINFVVLTSAASACNSGMFSTSRILYNLGNQQQASNKFSKLNKNHVPANALFVSTIVVSVGALLSKLLPGQAFSIVTTISAICFIWVWGVILVCHLRYKKQNPELHAASTFKAPLTPFVNYLVLGLFAVILVVMLFADDTRPALLLTPVWFLGLFGLYHLRKKKQQAVDQKSA, encoded by the coding sequence TTGGAACAGCAAGGATTAAAGCGGGATTTATCGAATCGTCATGTACAGTTGATTGCCATTGGTGGAACGATCGGAACGGGCTTGTTTTTAGGATCAGGAAAAGCGATCCAACTCGCCGGCCCATCGATCATTTTTGCTTACTTACTCGTCGGGATCGCAATCTTCTTCGTCATGCGCGCACTTGGGGAATTGTTATTGTCAAAAGCAGGCTATCAGTCACTCACGGATATCGCAGAAGATTATCTCGGACCACGTGCCGCGTTCGTGACCGGTTGGACGTACTGGTTCTGTTGGATCATGACGGCAATGGCGGACATCATCGCCGTCGGTCTGTACGTCAAGTATTGGTTTGATATCCCGCAATGGATTCCAGCCGTTCTTGCGCTCTTGATTTTACTTGGTTTTAACTTATTGACCGTTAAATTGTTCGGAGAACTCGAGTTTTGGTTCGCCTTGATCAAGGTCGTGACGATCCTCGCCTTGATTGGTGTCGGAATCGTCCTGCTCATCATCGGTTTTAAAACGGACGCTGGTCCTGTGACGGTGTCAAACCTCTGGTCACATGGTGGCTGGATGCCAAACGGAATTACTGGATTCTTGCTATCGTTCCAAATGGTCGTCTTCGCCTATGTCGGCGTCGAGCTCGTTGGGGTGTCAGCAGCAGAAACAGCGGATCCAAAAAAGAACATTCCGTCCGCGATCAATAAGATTCCGCTTCGGATCTTATTCTTCTATGTCGGTGCTTTACTCGTCCTCTTGATGATCAACCCATGGACAGGACTGAGTGCGACAGAAAGTCCGTTCGTCAAGACGTTCAGTCTGATCGGGATTCCACTCGCAGCAGGAATCATCAACTTCGTCGTACTGACGTCTGCTGCTTCTGCGTGTAATAGCGGAATGTTCTCGACGAGCCGGATTCTGTATAACCTGGGAAATCAACAGCAAGCGTCGAACAAGTTCTCGAAGTTGAACAAAAACCATGTCCCAGCAAACGCCTTGTTCGTCTCGACGATCGTCGTCTCAGTTGGTGCTTTGCTCAGTAAACTGTTACCAGGACAAGCATTTAGTATCGTCACGACGATCAGTGCAATCTGCTTCATCTGGGTTTGGGGTGTCATCCTCGTCTGTCATCTCCGGTACAAGAAACAAAATCCGGAATTGCATGCGGCGTCGACATTTAAAGCACCATTGACACCATTCGTCAATTACCTCGTGCTCGGATTGTTTGCAGTCATTCTCGTCGTCATGCTGTTTGCTGACGATACACGTCCAGCCTTATTGCTGACACCGGTTTGGTTCCTCGGACTATTCGGACTGTATCATCTCCGAAAAAAGAAACAACAAGCAGTTGACCAAAAAAGTGCGTAA
- a CDS encoding GntP family permease: MPLVIVGIGIVALLVLIMGLKLNTFVSLIIVSFGVALLLGMPLDQIVKTIEAGIGGTLGHLALIFGLGAMLGKLIADAGGAQRIAMTLVARFGEKNIQWAVVVASFIIGIALFFEVGLVLLIPIVFAISRQLRVSILYLGIPMVAALSVTHGFLPPHPGPTVIAGEYKANIGEVLLYGFIVAVPTVIIAGPIFTKIAKRLVPESFTRTGNIASLGEQKEFDLDETPGFGISVFTAMLPVLLMSVATIFTLLQETLGWGENSVISAIEFIGNASTAMLISLLVAVYTMGIARQIPMQTVMESCTTAIAQIGMMLLIIGGGGAFKQVLIDGGVGKYVAQLFEGSALSPILLAWLIAAILRISLGSATVAALSTAGLVIPLLEQSDVNLALVVLATGAGSLIASHVNDAGFWMFKEYFGLSLKETFATWTVLETIISVCGLGFVLLLSLVV; this comes from the coding sequence ATGCCATTAGTCATCGTAGGAATTGGGATCGTTGCGTTGCTCGTTCTCATCATGGGGTTGAAATTAAATACGTTTGTCTCACTCATCATCGTTTCCTTTGGCGTTGCATTACTGCTCGGCATGCCGCTCGATCAGATCGTCAAGACGATTGAAGCCGGTATCGGCGGAACGCTTGGTCACCTCGCACTAATCTTTGGTCTTGGTGCGATGCTTGGAAAGCTGATCGCTGACGCCGGGGGGGCGCAGCGAATCGCGATGACGCTTGTCGCCCGATTCGGGGAAAAGAACATCCAATGGGCGGTCGTCGTCGCTTCATTCATCATCGGGATCGCACTCTTCTTCGAAGTCGGACTCGTTCTGTTGATTCCAATCGTCTTTGCGATTTCACGTCAGCTCCGCGTCTCGATCCTATATCTCGGGATCCCGATGGTCGCAGCGCTGTCCGTCACGCACGGATTCTTACCGCCACACCCGGGTCCGACTGTCATCGCCGGGGAGTATAAAGCAAATATCGGGGAAGTCTTACTGTATGGTTTCATCGTTGCTGTTCCGACGGTCATCATCGCCGGTCCTATCTTTACAAAAATCGCCAAACGACTCGTTCCTGAATCGTTTACACGGACAGGAAACATCGCGTCACTCGGGGAACAAAAAGAATTTGATTTAGACGAGACACCAGGCTTCGGCATCAGTGTCTTCACGGCGATGCTACCGGTTCTTTTGATGTCGGTCGCAACAATCTTCACGCTTTTACAAGAAACACTCGGCTGGGGTGAAAACAGCGTCATCTCGGCAATCGAGTTCATCGGGAACGCCTCGACGGCGATGTTGATTTCATTACTCGTCGCGGTCTACACGATGGGGATCGCGCGTCAGATTCCGATGCAAACGGTCATGGAGTCTTGTACGACGGCGATCGCCCAAATCGGGATGATGCTATTGATCATCGGCGGTGGCGGTGCCTTCAAGCAAGTCTTGATCGACGGCGGTGTTGGGAAATACGTCGCACAATTATTTGAGGGATCAGCGTTATCTCCGATTCTACTCGCTTGGTTGATCGCTGCGATTCTCCGGATCTCACTTGGTTCCGCGACAGTCGCTGCCCTATCAACGGCAGGTCTCGTCATTCCGTTACTAGAGCAATCCGACGTCAACTTAGCGCTCGTCGTTCTCGCGACTGGTGCAGGTAGTCTGATCGCTTCACACGTCAATGATGCGGGCTTCTGGATGTTTAAAGAGTATTTCGGATTATCATTAAAAGAAACGTTTGCGACATGGACTGTGCTTGAGACGATCATTTCCGTTTGTGGACTTGGGTTCGTTCTTCTCCTCAGCCTCGTCGTCTAA
- the ahpF gene encoding alkyl hydroperoxide reductase subunit F: MALAPDIKAQLAQYLELLEGDLVLAVSAGTDAVSLEMSALVEEIASMTPRISVEQASLPRTPSFTVNRVGETSGITFAGIPLGHEFTSLVLALLQVSGRAPKVDADVIKQIQGIQETYHFESYISLSCHNCPDVVQALNVMSILNPNISHTMIDGAAFKAEVEQKEIMAVPTVFVNGEAFGNGRMSLEEILAKLGTGADASDFADKDPYDVLVVGGGPAGSSAAIYAARKGIRTGIVAERFGGQVMDTMSIENFISMKYTEGPKLVASLEEHVKEYGIDVMNLQRATRLEKKDLLELELENGAVLKTKSLILSTGARWRNVGVPGELEFKNKGVAYCPHCDGPLFEGKRVAVIGGGNSGIEAAIDLAGIVKHVTVLEFAPELKADAVLQERLASLPNVTVVVNAQTKEITGTDKVNGITYIERETNVERHVELEGVFVQIGLVPNTDWLGETVSRNKFGEVQVDRHGATNVPGVFAAGDCTDSAYKQIIISMGSGATAALGAFDHLIRN; this comes from the coding sequence ATGGCTTTAGCACCAGACATTAAAGCACAACTCGCGCAATACCTCGAGCTTCTCGAAGGCGATCTCGTCCTAGCGGTTAGCGCTGGGACAGACGCCGTCTCGCTTGAGATGAGCGCACTCGTCGAAGAGATTGCAAGCATGACACCACGCATCTCCGTCGAGCAGGCAAGCCTTCCCCGGACACCAAGTTTCACAGTCAACCGTGTCGGTGAGACAAGCGGCATCACGTTCGCGGGAATCCCACTCGGTCATGAGTTCACGTCCCTCGTTCTCGCTCTGCTACAAGTCAGCGGTCGAGCACCGAAGGTCGATGCGGACGTCATCAAGCAGATTCAAGGCATTCAAGAAACGTACCACTTCGAGTCGTACATCAGCTTGAGCTGCCACAACTGCCCGGATGTCGTACAAGCATTGAACGTCATGAGCATCCTCAACCCGAACATCAGTCACACGATGATTGATGGCGCGGCATTTAAGGCAGAAGTCGAACAAAAAGAGATCATGGCTGTTCCGACGGTCTTCGTCAACGGCGAAGCGTTCGGTAACGGACGGATGTCACTTGAAGAAATCTTGGCGAAGCTTGGCACAGGTGCCGATGCTTCTGATTTCGCTGATAAAGATCCATACGATGTCCTCGTCGTCGGTGGTGGTCCAGCTGGATCGAGTGCTGCCATCTATGCAGCCCGTAAAGGCATCCGGACAGGAATCGTCGCAGAACGCTTCGGTGGACAAGTCATGGATACGATGAGCATCGAAAACTTCATCAGCATGAAGTACACAGAAGGACCAAAACTCGTCGCAAGTCTTGAGGAGCACGTCAAGGAATATGGCATCGATGTCATGAACCTGCAACGGGCAACTCGCCTTGAGAAGAAGGACCTCCTTGAGCTCGAGCTTGAGAACGGTGCTGTCTTGAAGACGAAGAGTTTGATCCTTTCGACAGGTGCACGCTGGCGTAACGTCGGCGTCCCAGGCGAACTCGAATTCAAGAACAAAGGTGTCGCCTACTGCCCACACTGTGATGGTCCATTGTTCGAAGGAAAACGTGTCGCAGTCATCGGTGGTGGAAACTCAGGGATCGAAGCAGCTATCGATCTCGCAGGAATCGTCAAGCATGTCACGGTCCTTGAATTCGCACCGGAACTAAAAGCAGACGCTGTTCTTCAAGAACGCCTCGCTTCACTTCCGAACGTCACGGTCGTCGTCAACGCACAGACGAAGGAAATCACAGGAACGGACAAAGTGAACGGTATCACGTACATCGAGCGCGAAACGAACGTCGAACGTCACGTCGAGCTCGAAGGTGTCTTCGTCCAGATCGGTCTCGTACCAAACACGGACTGGCTCGGTGAAACGGTGAGCCGTAACAAGTTCGGTGAAGTCCAAGTCGATCGCCACGGCGCAACGAACGTACCAGGCGTTTTCGCAGCAGGAGACTGCACGGATAGCGCGTATAAACAGATCATCATCTCGATGGGATCTGGTGCAACAGCTGCACTCGGTGCTTTCGATCACTTGATCCGAAATTAA
- a CDS encoding cryptochrome/photolyase family protein, giving the protein MATRWIFGNQLNHDLPLLQKANKQNDVILMVEATSRSKWKTYHKQKLVLVFSAMRHFAEELREKGFTVDYREADSFDQAFKAHQKDHDPDHIFYTAITDEPMRKAMQKWQDALPKKITVEVCSDVPLFLLTQEEAVEAIGDKPYKMDRFYRKLRKERNVLMNGSKPIGGKWSFDAENRKPAKSGITFPDPVQFRPDRITKDVIDKVERDFSNHPGALDSFHWPVTRKEATRALHRFIEERLETFGTYQDAMLTGEDTLSHSLLSAAINLGLLTPEEVIRQVEAALEDQDAPLNAVEGFIRQILGWREYMRAVYLAEMPDYASVNALRHEANLPDFFWTGKTNMNCVAESLRPVVEHAHNHHIQRLMVLGNFANLFAISPQQTADWFNEMYIDAYDWVVLPNVLGMALHADGGTLSTKPYIASANYIHKMSDYCKGCPFHQKDMLGEDACPFNALYWDFIDRHEKRFADNQRMSMMYRQWGKRDADSKRDIRKKAKALRKQLQDGAFDTP; this is encoded by the coding sequence ATGGCGACACGCTGGATATTCGGCAATCAATTGAATCACGATCTCCCCTTATTGCAGAAAGCAAACAAACAAAACGACGTCATCCTGATGGTCGAAGCGACTTCGCGCTCCAAGTGGAAGACGTACCATAAACAAAAGCTCGTCCTCGTCTTCTCAGCGATGCGACATTTTGCGGAAGAACTGCGCGAAAAAGGCTTCACCGTCGATTACCGGGAAGCCGATTCGTTTGATCAGGCATTCAAGGCACACCAGAAAGATCATGATCCGGATCATATATTCTATACGGCAATCACGGACGAACCGATGCGCAAGGCGATGCAGAAATGGCAGGACGCTTTACCGAAGAAGATCACGGTCGAAGTCTGTTCCGACGTACCATTGTTTTTACTGACACAAGAAGAAGCGGTCGAAGCAATCGGCGACAAGCCATACAAGATGGATCGGTTTTATCGCAAACTGCGTAAGGAACGAAACGTTCTCATGAACGGCTCCAAACCGATTGGTGGAAAGTGGTCGTTTGACGCCGAGAACCGAAAACCAGCGAAGTCCGGTATAACGTTTCCGGATCCCGTTCAGTTTCGTCCCGATCGCATCACAAAGGACGTCATCGACAAGGTCGAGCGTGATTTTTCCAATCATCCGGGAGCACTTGATTCCTTCCATTGGCCGGTCACGCGCAAGGAAGCGACGCGGGCTCTCCATCGTTTCATCGAAGAACGACTCGAGACGTTCGGAACGTATCAAGACGCCATGCTGACCGGTGAAGATACGCTATCGCATTCGCTCTTGTCAGCAGCAATCAATCTTGGTCTATTGACACCGGAAGAGGTCATTCGTCAAGTCGAGGCAGCCCTCGAAGATCAAGATGCTCCGCTCAATGCGGTCGAAGGTTTTATTCGACAAATCCTCGGCTGGCGCGAGTACATGCGTGCCGTCTACCTAGCCGAGATGCCAGACTATGCTTCCGTCAATGCGCTACGTCATGAAGCGAATTTACCGGACTTTTTCTGGACCGGGAAGACGAACATGAACTGTGTCGCTGAATCGTTACGTCCCGTCGTCGAGCATGCCCATAATCACCATATCCAGCGCTTGATGGTGCTCGGAAACTTCGCTAATCTGTTTGCGATCTCGCCGCAACAGACGGCAGATTGGTTCAACGAGATGTACATCGATGCCTATGACTGGGTCGTCTTACCGAACGTCCTCGGGATGGCGCTTCATGCCGACGGAGGAACATTATCGACTAAACCGTACATCGCTTCGGCGAATTACATCCATAAGATGAGTGATTATTGCAAGGGATGTCCTTTTCATCAAAAGGACATGCTCGGAGAGGATGCCTGTCCGTTTAACGCCTTGTACTGGGACTTCATCGACCGGCACGAAAAACGCTTCGCTGATAATCAGCGGATGTCGATGATGTATCGGCAATGGGGAAAACGCGATGCGGACAGCAAACGTGATATTCGAAAGAAAGCGAAAGCACTTCGGAAACAACTACAGGATGGCGCTTTCGATACACCATGA
- a CDS encoding ECF transporter S component, with protein sequence MQKAAPYSSTRTRQLVITAMSIALVLVATMFINIKLPIAPNGGLIHMGTAMLFLIAILFGPRTALIAGAVGMGLFDLLLGYTIWAPGTIIARGLQGLIVGYIAWSGGRNGTNVTFNLIGMIASAPIMLLVYFVHEGIMFSNWVAPLGSITGNIIQNVLGILVAIPVGIALKKTRFFRNFR encoded by the coding sequence ATGCAAAAAGCAGCACCGTATTCTAGCACTCGTACCCGCCAGCTCGTCATCACTGCGATGTCGATCGCACTTGTTCTTGTCGCAACAATGTTCATCAATATCAAATTACCCATCGCTCCAAACGGTGGTCTCATTCATATGGGAACAGCGATGCTCTTTCTCATCGCAATTTTATTCGGTCCACGGACAGCATTGATTGCCGGTGCTGTTGGGATGGGGTTATTCGATCTTTTATTGGGCTATACAATTTGGGCACCTGGTACGATCATCGCACGTGGACTTCAAGGATTAATCGTTGGTTACATCGCGTGGTCGGGTGGTCGTAACGGAACGAATGTCACGTTCAACTTGATCGGGATGATCGCTTCCGCTCCTATCATGCTGCTCGTCTACTTCGTGCATGAAGGGATTATGTTCAGCAACTGGGTCGCACCATTAGGTTCAATTACAGGAAACATTATTCAAAACGTCCTCGGAATCCTTGTCGCGATTCCAGTCGGGATCGCACTGAAGAAAACTCGCTTCTTCCGTAACTTCCGCTAA
- the ahpC gene encoding alkyl hydroperoxide reductase subunit C has translation MSLIGSEVKPFSASAFHNGEFVDLTDANLRGKWSVVCFYPADFTFVCPTELEDLQNQYATLKALDVEVYSVSTDTHFTHKAWHETSETIGKIEYVMIGDPSHVISRNFEVLNEQDGLADRGTFIIDPDGVIQTVEINAGGIGRDASTLVNKIKAAQYVRNNPGEVCPAKWEEGSATLTPSLDLVGKI, from the coding sequence ATGTCTTTAATCGGAAGTGAAGTAAAACCATTCAGCGCATCAGCATTCCACAACGGAGAATTCGTTGACCTAACGGATGCCAACCTTCGCGGTAAATGGAGTGTCGTATGTTTCTACCCTGCAGACTTTACATTCGTTTGCCCGACAGAACTCGAAGATCTCCAAAACCAATACGCAACACTCAAAGCGCTTGACGTTGAAGTTTACTCTGTCTCAACAGATACGCATTTCACACATAAAGCATGGCACGAAACATCAGAAACAATCGGTAAAATCGAGTACGTCATGATCGGCGACCCATCACACGTCATCTCACGTAACTTCGAAGTCTTGAACGAACAAGATGGTCTTGCTGACCGCGGTACGTTCATCATTGATCCAGACGGCGTCATCCAAACGGTTGAGATCAACGCAGGCGGCATTGGTCGTGATGCGAGCACGCTCGTCAACAAAATCAAAGCGGCACAATACGTACGTAACAATCCAGGCGAAGTCTGCCCAGCGAAATGGGAAGAAGGCTCTGCAACACTCACACCAAGCCTTGACCTCGTCGGAAAAATTTAA
- a CDS encoding histidine phosphatase family protein, protein MSTIYLIRHCETTGQAPDAPLTPRGEEQAQQLCEQLLELPISHIISSPYRRALDSIQPLATALQLPISREKDLKERRLSAVPLEDWQDHLRQTFIDPDYTCPGGESSRTATERITRVVEEILQQNDVSILVTHGNLLSLYLYSIDPTFGFEESLQLKNPDIFKVTRIQQQTVIEHLEAF, encoded by the coding sequence ATGTCGACGATTTACTTGATTCGCCACTGCGAAACGACCGGTCAGGCACCTGATGCTCCATTAACACCTCGCGGAGAAGAACAGGCGCAACAACTTTGCGAACAACTACTTGAGCTTCCGATCAGTCACATCATTTCCAGTCCATATCGCCGAGCGCTCGACTCGATTCAACCACTTGCGACTGCTTTACAACTCCCCATTTCACGAGAGAAGGATCTGAAGGAACGACGTTTAAGTGCCGTCCCACTTGAGGATTGGCAGGACCACCTTCGTCAAACATTCATCGATCCAGACTACACGTGTCCTGGTGGTGAATCCAGCCGGACAGCGACGGAACGTATCACACGTGTCGTTGAAGAAATCTTGCAGCAAAATGATGTATCGATCCTCGTGACACACGGGAATTTGTTGTCTTTATATCTATATTCGATCGACCCTACGTTTGGATTCGAAGAAAGTTTACAGCTGAAGAATCCGGATATTTTTAAGGTGACACGCATCCAGCAACAAACAGTCATCGAGCACTTGGAAGCTTTTTGA
- the gnd gene encoding decarboxylating NADP(+)-dependent phosphogluconate dehydrogenase, which translates to MQHSIGVIGLGVMGRNLALNMASHQEEVAIYNYTRDLTDDLVAHDEGLPLHPYYDIEAFVQSLARPRKIFMMVTAGSAIDSVIESLLPHLETGDIIMDGGNSHFLDTERRFDELQRHGIEYIGVGVSGGEVGARTGPAIMPGGSKEAYDHVAPILTKIAAHVEGDPCCVYIGPKGAGHFVKMVHNGIEYADMQLIAEAYSFLRFRLGLDVTEVADIFAEWNAGELKSYLIEITADILRKTDDETGQPLIDVILDQAGQKGTGKWTSLQAIDNGIASSIITEALFARYLSAVKEERVAASAVLKGPEDLSTLERDAWVERIRQALYMGKVAAYAQGFTQYRMSSELYDWNLRLEEIALIFRGGCIIRADFLNVISEAFKNDANLSNLMLAPFFAEKVQAYQESLRHVVAEGALSGFALPCLSTSLTYYDSYRTANSNANMLQAQRDYFGAHTYARTDREGIFHTDWQ; encoded by the coding sequence ATGCAACATTCTATCGGAGTCATCGGTCTTGGTGTCATGGGCCGCAACTTAGCACTGAACATGGCGAGTCATCAAGAAGAAGTCGCCATCTATAACTACACACGTGATCTAACAGACGATCTCGTCGCACACGATGAAGGACTACCCCTTCATCCGTATTACGACATTGAAGCATTCGTTCAATCACTCGCTCGCCCACGTAAGATCTTCATGATGGTCACGGCTGGTAGCGCGATTGATTCAGTTATCGAATCGTTACTTCCGCATCTCGAAACAGGCGATATCATCATGGATGGTGGGAACTCTCACTTCCTCGATACAGAGCGTCGTTTCGACGAGTTACAACGCCACGGGATTGAATACATCGGTGTCGGTGTATCGGGTGGTGAAGTCGGTGCGCGGACCGGTCCTGCGATCATGCCGGGTGGATCGAAAGAAGCCTACGACCATGTCGCACCGATCTTGACGAAGATCGCCGCCCATGTCGAAGGAGATCCATGTTGTGTCTATATCGGTCCGAAGGGCGCTGGTCACTTCGTTAAAATGGTCCACAACGGGATTGAGTATGCTGACATGCAACTGATCGCGGAAGCATATAGCTTCCTCCGTTTCCGTCTCGGACTCGACGTCACGGAAGTTGCGGACATATTCGCCGAGTGGAATGCAGGCGAACTGAAGAGTTATCTGATTGAAATCACAGCGGACATCCTCCGGAAAACGGATGACGAGACAGGTCAACCGTTGATTGATGTCATTCTCGATCAGGCCGGTCAAAAAGGAACCGGAAAATGGACGAGCCTGCAAGCAATTGATAATGGCATCGCCTCTTCGATTATCACGGAAGCCTTGTTCGCACGTTACCTCTCGGCTGTTAAAGAAGAACGCGTCGCAGCGTCTGCTGTCCTAAAGGGACCAGAAGACCTGTCAACGCTTGAGCGAGACGCTTGGGTCGAACGGATTCGTCAAGCGCTTTATATGGGGAAAGTTGCCGCATACGCGCAAGGCTTCACCCAGTACCGAATGTCGTCTGAGTTGTATGACTGGAACTTACGCCTTGAGGAGATCGCCTTGATCTTCCGTGGTGGATGTATCATCCGGGCCGACTTCTTGAACGTCATCAGTGAAGCGTTCAAAAATGATGCGAACCTCTCGAACTTGATGCTCGCCCCGTTCTTCGCTGAGAAAGTACAAGCGTATCAAGAATCGTTACGTCACGTCGTTGCTGAGGGTGCTTTGTCTGGTTTCGCTCTACCGTGTCTCTCGACGTCGTTGACGTATTACGATAGCTACCGGACAGCGAATTCGAATGCCAACATGCTGCAAGCACAACGCGATTATTTCGGTGCTCATACGTATGCACGGACAGACCGCGAAGGGATCTTCCACACGGACTGGCAATAA